DNA from Longimicrobiales bacterium:
GAACATCGAAACCTCACCCAGCGATTCGCCGGGGCCGATCACGCCGAATACCTGCTCCTGGCCCGTCCGGTTCGCGCGGTACGTGCGCACCGCCCCTTCCACCACCAGGTACAGTCCGCGACACGGTGCCCCTTCCCGGAACAGCACCTCGCCGCGTCTCACGCCCCGGCAGACGGAGCGGCGCACGAGCCCCTCGCATTCCTCCGCGGTGAGCGAGGCGAACAGCGGCTGCCGCGCGACGACGCGTGCCGGTTCATGGCTGCAGCGAGCTGTCATCGGGTCTCCGCCTTGCACTTGAGTCTCATTCTCAAGTATACAGCGCCTGCGCCTGCACCGACAGGACAGCGCCACGGCTCAACCGGGCCGGGGGGTAATGATGGCCAGGAAGCGGAGGCGGTCGCCGTCGTCGGCTTTCATCGAGTGGACCTCACCGGGCGCATAAACGGCGGTGCCGCCGGTCTGGAGTTGGGCCGTGCCGGTCTCGCCGATGAACGTGCCGCTGCCCTCGATCACCTGCACGAGCACGCTGGACTCGCTGGTGTGCGGCAGGACCTCCTGCCCCGGGAGGAGGTGAAAGCCGACGATCCTGACGTTGGGCTCGTCGTGCAGCAGGGCCGTGGCAGGCCGATCGGGACGCGGCGCCGGTCCCTCCGGTGGCAGGACGATCATGCGACGTCCGTCAGCGCCTGGTTCAGTGCTGCCAGCAGCTCGTCGGGGTCGGCACCGTCGCGCACGGCGGCGTCCTGGATCGAGCTGGCTCCCCCACAGCACGAGTCGATGCCGAAGCGGTTGAAGACCGCCACGGTGACGGGATGCATGCGGACGACCTCGTTCACGGTCCGATCTGCCGTGATCACGCCTGCGATTTCCGTATCCTTCATCGAGCACTCCTGGTTTCTCGTTTCTGCGCTGTTAACCGGCGTGTGAGCCGGCGCGTGAGGACGATAAGACCGCTCCACCCGAAAGACTGTGACTCACGTCACAGACCGGACCAGCCGGCGGGTGCGATCCTGTCACGTTCGTACCGAAACGGCAGCACGGGCCACCGGAACCCACAAGGGACGTCAGGAAGACGATGCAGAGACCGAGACTGAAGATCCTCCGTCGCCTGGGCACACCGCTGCCCGGTCTGACCCGCAAGGAGGCGCGCTGGAAGACGTATCCGCCGGGTGCGCACGGCGCGGGACAGCGCCGGCGCGTCAGCGGCTACGGTGCACGGCTGCGGGAGAAGCAGAAGCTCCGCTGGCATTACGGGATCTCCGAGCGACAGCTGCAGGGCGTCTTCGAGGAGGCCAGTCGGCAGACGGGTGCGACGGGGGAGCAGCTGCTCGCGCTCCTGGAGCGGCGGCTGGACAGCGTCGTGTTCCGGCTCGGCCTTGCGCCGACGATTCCCGCCGCGAGGCAGCTGGTTGGCCATGGCCATGTGCTCGTGAACGGAGCACGCGTCGACCGCGCGGGCTTCCGCGTGTCTGCCGGCGACGAGATCGCGGTCTCGCCGCGCGGAAGGCGCATCGCGGACGTCGCTCGGGCGGTGGAGCACGGCCCGGAGGTGAAGCTGCCCGGATGGCTGGCGATCGACCCCGGCGAT
Protein-coding regions in this window:
- a CDS encoding DUF542 domain-containing protein, translated to MKDTEIAGVITADRTVNEVVRMHPVTVAVFNRFGIDSCCGGASSIQDAAVRDGADPDELLAALNQALTDVA
- a CDS encoding AraC family ligand binding domain-containing protein — its product is MIVLPPEGPAPRPDRPATALLHDEPNVRIVGFHLLPGQEVLPHTSESSVLVQVIEGSGTFIGETGTAQLQTGGTAVYAPGEVHSMKADDGDRLRFLAIITPRPG
- the rpsD gene encoding 30S ribosomal protein S4, whose protein sequence is MQRPRLKILRRLGTPLPGLTRKEARWKTYPPGAHGAGQRRRVSGYGARLREKQKLRWHYGISERQLQGVFEEASRQTGATGEQLLALLERRLDSVVFRLGLAPTIPAARQLVGHGHVLVNGARVDRAGFRVSAGDEIAVSPRGRRIADVARAVEHGPEVKLPGWLAIDPGDPFRGRVVGAPMRADTPFIVDETAIVEFYAR